Part of the Rhipicephalus sanguineus isolate Rsan-2018 chromosome 5, BIME_Rsan_1.4, whole genome shotgun sequence genome is shown below.
ctgctgcaatacgtgttgcagaaaggacaggatttccacgggcgaatgtcgtaccatggtggagcgagacagaggccagcgggacgcaggcgtttgcggctcaagctaaggaCCTCTACGAACTacgcgtcaacatgggtgcatccacgccaatcggtgctattgctgcccaacacgaatagacattgtacaagctctcatatatcattacagaataagcactacttctgtgtagatacgtttcactttcgtgttataccgattcctatgacggagggatcagccatgttttattatttcgtgaattttctttcgcaagaatgtttgtctttctctttctttatatctctacttatttctctctctttcgttggtgttctctgtctctttttctttctgcatttctttatctctctttctaatTATTTCTGTACTACGCTTTACTCTGtccccttctcctttccaacctcctcaccatcacttctctccccctcacgctcactttactttcccacctccttgatacactacactatacaaggctatgctatgctttgctagcgtgcttggatagccgagtggttggaacgatcgccttcggatcgcgggccctcgggttcgaattccgcctcgtgaagagcttttttttcggcaagcattttctccttttctttctttatatcgttCTTTCCTTCACAacacctgtttctttctttctctctctctactcgttttCACGgtcattacaggccacgccgtagcgttgagtagtgggacttgcccaaattctgtggcacatacccgttcatcgatgatgatagttttgtggcAGGGTAGACACCTTGCGGtcggcttaagcagctccgctgttagaAAACTATTGGGGTAGCTAAGCACTAGCGATATGAGGACTGAGTGAACAgctgagctggtggccttccctagcATGTCTGCAACTTCCAACTCGCCTGCCTCCTCCACTCCCCTCCGCTAAGCTATGCtgtaccctctctcctcctcaacATCACTTCCCTTCTCCCACTCCTAGCTATACTGTacttggctatgctatgctattctAAACCATCCTCAAAAGATTGGTTTGATTTAGCTTTAAATTTTGGTGAAAAAATGCATAATTAAGCATTTTAACGTACGACTTGTGCAGTAGCGATAAACTGAACCGTGCGTGAGTGGAATGCGCTATACGTCTCAACGGTGCTGCAAACGATCGTACAAAAATTTCTAGAATTCGCCGAGCTGTCCATTGCAACACCGATCTAGATGCTTGACATTGTCAGATTGATTCTTAAATAGTTTCATGCTTGTTTTTAAATTATCCTATGCCTGTAACATAAGATGAATCCTACGATGCTGTAACCTCAGTGAATATATTGTAACCTATGTATATTTCTGTGTTTAGCGTGTATGCCATCAGCTACTTATCTGTCAAGACATCTATGTATGAATTGTGCAGACTTATGCGATTCCGTCTTCATCTACATTTACACTGTAACACTTCTGTGTGTTGGCTGTTTTTCTCTAAGTGTACCCACTCCTGCAAGAACCCCATTTCGGGCtgacagtatactgaaataaacaaacataaataaataaataaataaataaataaataaataaataaataaataaataaatacggtcCACGCCTTGTCGGAAGCGGTTCTATGGGAAGCAATCAGCGAGAATTTGTcactgctgcattttttggctttgagccaagcgttgcgaggggGATCCTCGTATTtctgtaagcgtagtagttgcgtGCACACCAGGCAGTTCAACTACGCTGGCGTGGTAACTTatagtgtgacgtaacgtcagcactcacgtttgaGCGCAGACGTCAGTAttttcgaaactaagtgcactttacggtgtggtgatgtgaatACCGTGCGTAAtatttgttagcgtattcctccggggtccggAAACGCttgattatagcttgctgaattattgGGATACAGATCTAATGTCTAATACAATGCTATAAAAGCTCAGCTAACAATGGAACCACAGCTGACGTTAACcgggcatgacgcctgtatcataggagtacatataaaatgtttattggtttgttataaaactagatagccagaactgcaaccacaattgacgttgcaccgacgttacagggtctttttccaaagcggtttcgagacgtggcgtggctctgcggtagaacacgcagaatgcttgggttcgattcttgctacgatcctgatttttattcttcgcattcatcgggtcaacgctgccgatgtcggttttcctttacgctctcgcatttaaattaccaatgtctcttctcgccttTCCTAGAAAGGTGTAAacggtcaatcacctgcggcgcataccctgTTGCCGGGGCCCGTCATATAGGGATATGTGCctcacgtgcctggaggaaagggtttgacgacgtacgcgacagaattttcacgttattcatgtcatgaccagacagtcatattcctaaaacgctcttaccctcccatgccaataatTTTAGTCTAAActaagctaaggaggcgatcacgagagcacccagacgtaggcggatagtagtagatagatagatgatagatagagatatagatagatagattagatatataagagagatagatagatagatagatagatagatagatagatagatagatagatagatagatagatagatagatagatagatagatagatagatagatagatagatagatagatagatagatagatagatagatagatagatagatagatagatagatagatagatagatagatagatagatagatagaaacgctcaaagtgccctaggttcgataagaaatgcttcgcatttaagaaacttagaggacgcttcagtttcgccttcaagagtagaacgcgatagtttAATCGGGCcacgttcgcatcgccttctcaactgctagcctagcttcagttctcggtgcatgcctaaaCAGTGCCGTAAGGactcattttgcgaatcagcaaagggTTCACTatgcgcccgtaaggcaacacactatcctacgcagctgttcactttgttgatgtttttgctgacgatggatgattaaatatgtgtgagcgctttgtaatgggtgggtctttaaaatccccacttgttgcacaattcacatgttttgacgcctggcctgactctacgcttctgccacgtaatattacatgcgtaaggagacttcttccactacatgacattcatatagcgtttttttttttagaagcagtttcaagacatggTGTAgtttgtggtagaacacttgcttgccacgtagacggcctggtttcgattctcactcgaagccaaatatttttattatgtaTTTTGTCTGAATCTTTTTCGATGATTCAtatagtgtatttttttttttcgaagcagtttcatgaaatagcgtagctctgtggtagaacacctgcttaccacgcagacaGCCctggttcggttctcactcgaaaccgaaaaatgtttattatttattttatttgcatctatctcgatttttggtcacggacaagatgatgatttttcgctcacaaccacgacgccgtcaccgacaccgacaccggaatttctgcgagacagGCTCTTTAACGATACCGCGTTAAAAATGTGTGGTGTTTACAAGTTTACCGGCTCTGCTACAATTTCTTAGTGAAGGAGCAAACAAACGTGTCGAAACTTCTAATAAttcgcccgccacggtggtctagtggtcatggtgctcgactaccgacccgaaggtcacggggtcgaatcgcgggcgcattttcgatggaggcgaaaatgcttgaggcccgtgtactttaatTTAGGTGCccggtaaagaacaccaggtggtcgaaattttcgaagccctccactacggtgtccctcataaggatatcatggtttttgggacggtaaaccccccACAATTGATATTATACACTTCTAATAGCGTAGCTTTGTACTTTCATTCAATATATCTGAAGGAGTTCGTTACCCAAGCGTAATCTGAGTCTGGCACAgagttgtctgtctgtctgaagcGCGAACCAGCCTATATGCACCATCGTGATAGTGTTTGGAGCTGTCGAGCTTCATAGTGTTTTGAGCTCATCACTaatacgcattttttttatttggttcTGGTTAGTCAGCAACGTTGTACGTTTCACTTTTTTTGTAATTTCTGAGATTTTCAAAACCATGTGAAACTTATAAGATTCACATAAGGATCTTCAAAACCATGTGATCAGACGATACAGATTGCGAGATAAATCTTCGTACAGCGAAATAAAGCCGGCGTTTCACGTTTCACTAGGACAGCCTCTGCGTGCGCTCATGCTCTTTTCTTGCAGGTTTGCAAGAACCCGGAATGCAACACGACATACGTTGAGGCTCCGCATGCAGGCGTGCTGTCAGCATGCGAGAAATCGCAAACGGTCTTCACGTACGATAACAGCAAATCGTATCGCCACAAGGTTGGTTTAGCGCCCGCCTACTGAGCACGTGTGTGTGCAATCGCAGAAGACCATAGGTGTGGACAGaaagtttctctctttctcttgctcattaaaaaaatttttttaggtGCGGAGGAGGAAGGGATCCACCATATGTGTTTCTGCTGAAATTCTAGCTTAAtagtacagtactcatggattgaaatgcggtatcttttcttctttctctttaaaTATAAGGACGGCTATGAGCAACTGCTCGTGTTAAAGGCGACGTGTTGCTGCAAATCTGATTGCTAGGGGTAATATGTGCTCTGATAtaagtgttcaagtcaaaattaCGATGATCTGACACgcactaatataataataataacgtctggggtttaacgtcccaaaaccaagatatgattatgagagacgccgtagtggagggctccggaaacttcgaccccctggggttgtttaacgtgcacataaatctaagtacacgggcctcgaacattttcgcctccatcgaaaatgcagccgccgcggctgggattcgatcccgcgaccttcgtgtcagcagtcgagcgccataacgactagaccaccgtggcggggcctgacacggactgtagacgctggaaacaaAAGTACTTGCActatacttagccctaaattttcgcgtttcaatacCTGAGCACTGTACATCACTAAGTTTAAATGtttaaataagcagcgcattaatATCTGCAAGGTATTTAGACTGCTGCATGATTTCAAATACGCAGGAGATTTGGCGGGGCATGGTGCGGCCACCGAGTGCGCGTGCCGTGTTACCTCTCTCCTGCGCGTTCACACTACCGATAGTTCTGTTTCCGGGAAATCGCAACCAGAACTTTATTATTGCGCGCTTTGGTATACCATACTTGAGTTCAAAATCTATTTTGCGTATGTGTGTTCTTTGAAACATACGAGTCACTGAGTATGTCATTCTGTTTTCCTGCAGTTGTGCACATTAAAGAGGAATCTGACGAGCCTGCGGTACGGCATCCTCGCCGTAGGCATTAACATGGACGACACGACGAACAGATGCGGCGGAGGCAGCTACGCCCGCCTCCGCACGCTGCGCTTTCTTGTGGACTACTTCAAAAGCAGCTTCAACTCGCCCGACGCCTATGACCAATGTCAGCGAGGGCCTTAGCAGTCTAACGAGTACCTTTCAAAGTAAGCCGAACACCAGTTCACGTGAGTGTTAAACTCACGCTACGCACTATGTACAGTCGCGAGCATAATTCCACGGATGCGCGTGCCaaactgcatcgctgcgccttctGACGGCTTCACGGCTGattcatttatttatgtatttatttattcatttattttcaatactgccagtCCGACATGAAGACCAAGGCAGGTGGGCCTACTGATACAATGTGAGCATGGAACGGGACACAGCACATATCAGAGTACAATTGCGTATCATTCATAGAAATGGAATACCTACATGTGCCTAAGAATGTATCGTAGACACTTAAATCGTAGTTATCACTAATACACCATTAGTACTTGCAATCTAACAATCAAACTTAATAGAATCTAATACAACATAAGAAATTCCTGTAAACAACGTAATAAGAGTTTTGCGCAAACATCAAACGTTTTTTTTCGTGGTTAGTTCTTATTATTTTCTATCGTGTCACAAAAGGTTGATGATGATTCAATGTTTACTATCGTTGGGTCAAGGCGGTTCCACTCCCTAACAGCAGTAGGGAAAAAAGAATTAGATAAAGTGTCAGAGTTGAAAAGGTATTCAGCTAGCGCTTTATTATGCTTATTAAGGGATATCCGGGATTTATAGAAAGTGATGTAAATTGAAAAATCCTCGTTAAACTCTTactcattttattatttttttgggtAGGAGGGAGGAAGGGATACGCCGTGTGTGTTTCCGCTACAATCCTAGCTTAACAGTACAGCGCTCATGGATTGAAACACGTCATCGTTTCTTTACTCTCTTTAAGTATAGGAAAGGCTATGAGCAACTGCTCGCGATAAAGGCATCATGTTGCTGCAAATCTGATTGCTAGGGCTAATGTCTGCTCTGACGTCGGTGTTCAAGTCAAAATTACGACTATATGACccgaactgtagacgctggaaacaaAAGTACTTGCAGTATACGTAGCCCTAAAGTTTCGCATTTCAATACCCGAGTACTCTGCCTCTCTTAGTTTAAAATGTTTAAATAATCAGCGCGTCAATATTCTGCGTGATATTTAGAGTGTTGCATGATTTGAAATGCGCaggagtagagtgtactagatcaggggagtgcccggaaccagcttcgaaaagtgaagcccaaacagggtcaatccgcttgcagcgctgcgatcggtagtctgtaatgtgtcgtcgtttaagagattcgcgcggctccgccgaaatggtgcaggggtagaatgtccacttcccactcaaaaggcccgggttcgaatcgcagctgattatggtgggtttttattcttagtttcTTAGTATCACCTTTGGTAGCTTCATTggttttccttcgtttcttaaaactagcttcagttgcaacgtgttggttcaaaaagtaaagCAAGATGTGAagcaaaatagaagaaatttgagagcgaccgtagttatttgcagcgccaccacccgggattcACCAAAAAGGCAAAGTATGgtctccgagattttcgcgaagacgataCTCGAGACAAGATTTCACCTTTtccgttactttttgtagcaatacgtaccaacagaagctagttttaagaaagaaagtaaaaaatcaacacagctataaaaagtgacactaagaataaaaacccaccatctacagctgcgattcgaacccgggccttttgagcggGAAGccggcattctacccctgcaccccttcggcggagccgcgcggaactcttaaacgacgacgacacattgcagactaccgatcgcagcgccgcaggtggattgaccctgtttgggcttaactttctgtacattggtgctgcggccgttccgagcactcccctgttctagttcACTCTACGTAGCAGGAGATTTGAACAGGTTGGCACGGCAAGGTGCGGCCACCAAGTGCGCGTGCCGTCTTACCCTCTCCTGCGCTTTCACGCTAACGATAGTCTGTTTCCGAAATTCACAACCAGGACTTTATTATTGTGCGCTTTGGATATACACCAACCCAACGGGTACCTTTCAAAATAAGCCGAACACCATGTTCACGTGCGTTAGCAcacttaaatgaaatttatccacGTAATTTCCCCGACGCTgcctgcaccgcttgcgggcaggccgctacattagctcacatgctttggaagtgcgggtcgctcggcccgacttacagcaaggccgagtgggatgcgcttttgcgcagcccaaacctacaggaccaaatcctggccgtccagtgcgcccgcgacagggccgttaggctagacctgccggtcccaacgtgggagtagcctggtggcgcggggcaacctctgcgtctgcactggactcttaataaagttgtactctctctctcacgtgagTGTTTATCCTTACGCGATGCACTATGCACAGTCGCGAGCAAAGTTCTAGAGACAACGGAAGCGCGTGCTCCTTTTATTTTACCTGGCAGTCCTCTCGCCCTCTCGCTTAAACAGCGCGCTTATCGGATCTTGGGAGAGAGCGCAAGTTGCCACTTCTGTAGTCGATATGTAAGCGCCAAGCGATGATATCGTGACGAAGGCACCTCAGTTGCACTAACTAGCATTAGTGGCGTAGCCAGCCAGGCTGAGgggtggggttcaaccccccgccccccaaccAAAGAACATTTGTGACTGGGTtactgttaaaggggtcatgaagcaccccttgggcttgttgaaaaaacacatcctgcggaaagctgacagggctatgaactgctctgccaaatattgcagtcgtgcgcgctgcgtaaaggc
Proteins encoded:
- the LOC119392809 gene encoding uncharacterized protein LOC119392809, producing the protein MFLNAPNIPEEYKTLNPYKYSMTLEHDALSKFASQEKPFSTLFVTVPLYGKWYTYDNQGEYTFDTLCGVDDPPSLLGSVAEVCKNPECNTTYVEAPHAGVLSACEKSQTVFTYDNSKSYRHKLCTLKRNLTSLRYGILAVGINMDDTTNRCGGGSYARLRTLRFLVDYFKSSFNSPDAYDQCQRGP